One window of the Alligator mississippiensis isolate rAllMis1 chromosome 5, rAllMis1, whole genome shotgun sequence genome contains the following:
- the GAD2 gene encoding glutamate decarboxylase 2 isoform X2, with the protein MGYFHLMFPEVKEKGMAAIPRLVAFTSEHSHFSVKKGAAALGIGTDSVVLIRCDERGKMIPSDLERRILEAKQKGFVPFLVSATAGTTVYGAFDPLIAIADICKKYKIWMHVDAAWGGGLLMSRKHKWKLNGVERANSVTWNPHKMMGVPLQCSALLVREEGLMQSCNQMHASYLFQQDKHYDLSYDTGDKALQCGRHVDVFKLWLMWRAKGTIGFEAQVDKCLELAEYLYNKIKNREGYEMVFDGKPQHTNVCFWYIPPTLRDMEDNEERMNRLMKVAPVIKARMMEYGTTMVSYQPLGDKVNFFRMVISNPAASHQDIDFLIEEIERLGQDL; encoded by the exons aTGGGATATTTTCACCTG ATGTTCCCAGAAGTTAAAGAGAAAGGAATGGCAGCTATTCCCAGACTGGTTGCCTTCACATCAGAACAT AGTCACTTTTCTGTGAAAAAAGGAGCCGCAGCTTTGGGAATTGGTACAGATAGTGTCGTTTTGATTAGATGTGATGAAAG GGGGAAAATGATCCCATCAGACCTTGAAAGAAGAATTCTTGAAGCTAAACAAAAA GGATTTGTTCCTTTCTTAGTGAGTGCCACAGCAGGAACAACAGTGTACGGTGCATTTGATCCACTCATTGCTATTGCAGATATCTGCAAGAAATACAAAATCTGGATGCACGTGGAT gcagcatggggtggtggactACTGATGTCCAGGAAACATAAATGGAAATTAAACGGTGTTGAAAG GGCCAATTCTGTGACATGGAATCCACACAAGATGATGGGCGTCCCGTTGCAGTGTTCCGCCCTGTTAGTTAGAGAAGAG GGATTGATGCAGAGCTGCAATCAAATGCATGCTTCCTACCTCTTTCAACAAGATAAACACTATGATTTGTCCTATGACACTGGAGACAAGGCTTTACAGTGTGGACGTCATGTTGATGTCTTCAAGCTATGGCTGATGTGGAGAGCAAAG GGAACTATAGGATTTGAAGCACAGGTTGACAAGTGCTTGGAACTTGCAGAATAtctatataataaaataaagaacAGAGAAGGTTATGAAATGGTGTTTGATGGAAAG CCCCAGCACACAAACGTCTGCTTCTGGTACATACCTCCCACTCTACGAGACATGGAAGACAATGAAGAAAGAATGAATCGTCTTATGAAG GTAGCTCCAGTGATAAAAGCCAGAATGATGGAATATGGAACTACAATGGTGAGCTATCAGCCACTGGGAGACAAAGTGAACTTCTTTCGGATGGTCATCTCAAACCCAGCAGCAAGTCATCAAGACATTGATTTCCTGATTGAGGAAATAGAACGTCTGGGACAAGATTTATAA